The Candidatus Defluviibacterium haderslevense DNA window CATCCGTAAATAATGCAAATTCATATTCTTCAATAAAATGTTCTATTCCATTTGATTTGCCTACTAGATAGTGAAATTTAATTTTTCCTTCTGGGCTACCATATCCCATCCTTACAATTGTCATTGCTTCATTTTCAATTACTGTATTATGTATTTTATTTGCCAACCAATTATTAGGAGAAAACCATGGCTCAATAATTATTACTCCATTATCATTTAAATGATTTTTAAAATTACCTAAAACTTTGATTAATTCCATAGTATTAACTAAATATCCTATGGCTCCATATAAACATAATATTACATCAAACTTCTTTTGAATCAAAAAATTTCTCATATCACCTTGATATATGTTGCATTCTGGATTCTTTTCCTTCGCAATGGATACAAAGGTTGGATTTATATCCATCCCATCTATTTCAAAATAATTTTTCAGAAATTTTATATGTTCACCTGTTCCACAAGCAATTTCTAAAATTTTACAATTTTTTAGATTAGAATTTAATATTATTTTCCTTAGTTGCTCTGCTTCTAACTTATAATTTTTATTTACTTTAAAATCATCATAAAATTTAGCACTTTTAATAAACATATAAGGATTTTTAGAGGTTTTGTAGTGGCAAATATTCTTCAAAAAAAGGTTTAAGGCAACTCGGGTCAGCTGCATCTAAACTACCTCCAATGTGTAATCTCATTGCAGGGCATTCTGAGTGACATGTTAATTTTCGATGACAGGATTTACAATCCTCATTCAGAGGAACATTTCTCATTTGTTGAAATTCAGGACTTTCTTTCCATATTTCACTTAACGAATTTTTGTAGAAGTTTCCAGAATGAAAGTTTTTACCTAAAAATGTACATGGAGAAATTGTACCATCTGCTTCTACAAACATTATCCTTGTACCTGCTCCGCAATCAGATTTAGATAGTAATAATGGTTCTTTTAATCCTCCTGAGCAATTCATTATATCTTCTACATTACAATTAGGATCACTATTCATCAACATTATTGCTTTGTAATATTCTGGCGTTGCCTCTCTAATTAATAGCATATTATTAATGGCTCTATCCGAAGGTTTTGCTCGTCTAATTTTAATTTGTAATTCAAGTGAGGTAGCGAGGTGTAACATATAAGCTACATCTTTAATATTTAAAGTCATAAGTGTAAATCGTATTGTCGATTTAATACCAGCTTCTTTTAATATTTTTACTGTTGAAAGTGTTTTTAAAAAAGCCCCTTGCTTTTTTCTAATAAAATCATGTGTTTCTTCGCATCCATCAAAACTAATATTCATCCTTACATTATGCTTTTGAATATTAGTAATAATTTCTGGAGATATAATTGTCCCATTTGTAGTTAATGAAACACCCATTCCTTTTTCTCTTATTAACGATATAATTTCCCAAATATCTGTTCGCATAAATGGTTCTCCACCACCAATAATTATAAGAAAAACACCCATATTTGCAGCTTCATTGATCAAATCTTTCATTTTATCAAAAGGCATTGATTCCTTGTGATGCGGAGAGGAGTCTGAAAAACAATGAATACATTCCAAATTACAATGATTTGAAACATTTATAAATAATTTTAAAGGAGCAGTTAGTGCACCCTCAATTAATGA harbors:
- a CDS encoding class I SAM-dependent methyltransferase, which encodes MFIKSAKFYDDFKVNKNYKLEAEQLRKIILNSNLKNCKILEIACGTGEHIKFLKNYFEIDGMDINPTFVSIAKEKNPECNIYQGDMRNFLIQKKFDVILCLYGAIGYLVNTMELIKVLGNFKNHLNDNGVIIIEPWFSPNNWLANKIHNTVIENEAMTIVRMGYGSPEGKIKFHYLVGKSNGIEHFIEEYEFALFTDENIRDAYTSIGLKSTFLSDLIFKKGIYINNRN
- a CDS encoding radical SAM protein, producing the protein MNYDFIARKEHYGWVVFDTKLHSVEKTNLDFVENLEKQGYVINRIENSLIEGALTAPLKLFINVSNHCNLECIHCFSDSSPHHKESMPFDKMKDLINEAANMGVFLIIIGGGEPFMRTDIWEIISLIREKGMGVSLTTNGTIISPEIITNIQKHNVRMNISFDGCEETHDFIRKKQGAFLKTLSTVKILKEAGIKSTIRFTLMTLNIKDVAYMLHLATSLELQIKIRRAKPSDRAINNMLLIREATPEYYKAIMLMNSDPNCNVEDIMNCSGGLKEPLLLSKSDCGAGTRIMFVEADGTISPCTFLGKNFHSGNFYKNSLSEIWKESPEFQQMRNVPLNEDCKSCHRKLTCHSECPAMRLHIGGSLDAADPSCLKPFFEEYLPLQNL